tctactaaatcatgcctaatctgctcgtcccatgtcagtttgggtctgcctcttcctctcctcccctcaacagtaagagtttccactactctaactggTGTCGTCGTTTCCCtccgcttcacatgcccaaaccatctcaatctcccctccttaatcttctccgatatactagccactcctaatctttccctaaaaacctcatttcttatccgatctaacctcgtgtgtccacacatccaccttagcatcctcatctctgctacctccatcttgcgcGCTTGTGTCTTCTTGATAGCCCAACAGTCTGTTCCATATAGCATAGCGGGCCTGACTGCTACCCTGTAAAATTTCCCCTTTAATTTAGTTGGGAACCTCCTATCACACAATACCCCACTGGCTGCCCTCCATCTACACCAGCCAGCCTGTATGCGATGGGTTACATCACTATCTATGTCACCATCCCTTTATACAAACGACCCCAGATACTTAAATCTAGTTACCCGCGGGACCAGTTGATCCTCAATGGTGATTTGGGTGTCATGGTCATCGGCTACACCACTGAAATCACAGTGTAGATACTCAGTCTTAGATCGACTAATCCTTAGACCCTTGCCCTCTAAGGCTACTCGCCACTCCTCTACCCTCGCGTTCAGGCACTGTTTATTCTCTGCAATCAACACAATGTCGTCTGCAAAAAGCATGCACCACGGAACTGTCTTTTGAATCAACTTGGACAACTCATCCAAGACAACCGCAAAAAGAAAAGGGCTCAACGCAGACCCTTGGTGGAGTCCTACCTCCACAGGAAAGAAGTTTGTATCTCCTACAGGCGCGCGGACACTAGTTTCCGTTCTATCGTATGTATCCTTAATTAAGTCTATAAATTTCCCCGGTAGCCCTCGACCCTCCAAACTATCCCAAATCAATTGGCGTGGGACAGTGTCATATGCCTTTTCCAGGTCGATAAACACCATATGTAAATCTTGCTTCTTCGCTCTATATTTTTCCATCAACCTCCTTAGAATATGTATCGCTTCTGTAGTTGACCTCCCTTTCATGAATCCAAATTGGTTTACTGAAACCTGAGTTTCTCTTCTAATTCTAGTTTCAATTACCCTCTCCCAGAGCTTCATAGTGTGACTTAGCAGTTTGATTCCTCTGTAGTTCCCACAACACTGACCGTCTCCTTTATTCTTGTATAAAGGCACCACGACGCTACTCCTCCACTGATTTGGCATTTTTCCAGTCTTGAAAATACAATTGAACAAAAGTGTTAACCATCGGACTCCTTCTTCCCCCAAACACTTCCACACCTCAATCGGTATGTTGTCCAAACCCACTGCCTTTCCTCTTCCCATCTTCATAAGTGCCCTCCTCACCTCGTCATGTGTGATCCTCCTGCAGTAGCAATTATTCTGTTGTCGCCTTTGAATCCTGGGATTGCTGCTATCTTGTTGGTATGCCCTACCATTGTTGAAAAGATTATGGAAGTAGGTTTGCCATCTCAACTTAATGTCATGTGCCTTGACTAAAACACGTCCATCCTCACCTTTGATAAACTTTACTACTCCTAGATCTTGTCTTCTTCGCTCCCTAGCTTTAGAAATCTTGAACATATCATGCTCCCCCTCCTTCCTTTCCAAACGTTCGTACATTTGTTTATAGGCTGTGTTTTTTGCATCGGTCACCGCCTTTTTCGCTTCCCTTTTTGCCTTCTTGTATATCTCCCTTACCCTCATCCGTTCCTCCTCATCTGTGCACCTCAAAAGCTCTCTAAAACTCTGTTGCTTATCCTTTATTTTGGTATGCACGTCTTCATTCCACCCAGAGCGATGGTGACGGGGTCAAACCCCAAAAAGCAGCGATGGTTAACCAATGGTGTTGGATTGCTACTCGGAATCATCTTTGACTCAGGTTAGTAagttctctttttttttttttgcataattaATCATTTGAAGCTTTTTATCATCTATGTATTCGATTTGTTTTTTCTTGCGATCTTTCTAATTTGTGTATTCGTTTTGATTTTTATGGTTACATTCAGGCCGATGCAGTTTGTTTGATATTCGATGTCAACAAGAATGTGGTTCGTTTTTATAGCCCTTTGTTATACATTAGAAATTTACCTCTTTTGTTTGAAATTAAATTAGGGCATTGTATAACTTGTAGAAACCGAAAATGTTTTGGTTTTTCTAACAGGTTATTCTTTTCAGATTAGTGTTTACTATCCACAATTAGTACTAATTTGTCCGTTTAAAGTGTAAATTTATAGTGTTGTACATCAGTACATGTATGTTTTGTCAGTGTTCCTATAGATCTATTGTGGGTGTACTCATCTCAAGATCATAATTTCTTGCTGCTTCTTTGTGTCTTCTGAAATTGGTATGATCAACATTTGGTATTCTTTTTTATTTCTTCTTATAAATATAATGCTATTTTCTGTTATGTTTTCATATCCATGTTTATAGTTTATATAAAACAAGGTATGCGTATATGTATTTGGTTGTTTTATTTTGATTATGAGTTGAATGAAATGACTATTCTTagctaggggtgtaaacgagttGGATATTGCTTAAAcgaagctcaagctcggctcgccaatgttatcatttttattattgtagtatatacacaaaaataaaattatgtttgggcttgtttaggctcgcgagcctaaacaagctttgtatttcaggctcgagctcgggctcgataactaaacgagctttatttcgggctcaagctcgagctcgggcttgttaaagctcggctcgttcgagctttaaccgagccgatcacgagtagctctcgagcctctgggcttgtttacacccctattCTTAGCCATAATGGTAGGTTGATCTAAGTAATCAAAAAATTGCGTTTCTAAGAACTCGTCATGATATTTTTGATTTCATCATAATGATTTTATTATTGTATATAAATTCTTTCGAGTTATTCTATTTTAAGAGTTTTGGTTGTATATAATGCCTTATGTAGACATTTGATTTTTTCTGCATGGTGATTTTAATTTTATACAGAAGGCGTATTAATGGTTTTGCTGCCATACTTGAAGATGAAGAAGCTGCCCAGGTAGCCAGTAAGTAGTTGATGTTGATGTAAATGTTGTCTTGAGATGGATATGGTGAAAACACATCACATGAAACTTTGACACAGGTTAGCCTTCAAGATCGTTTTTAGGCATGTGATATTTATAATACAGTTAATTGGTCTATATTTTACTTTAGTTAAGGGCATTGGTAACTAAAACATAAATTACATTCTCTTTTTCTTATTTATGCATACATATGGTTGTACAACAAGGTATACTAATCCAGATATCATACTGGAGCTGATTCATGCAATAAGACAAACTACCGAGCTTTTTCAGCATCAGTTCAGCAGTCGACTCCAGCCGGGCTCGACACTATTTCATTTGTTGTAAACCAGGTCTTTAATGGCCTGAACTACACCTAACTTGCCCGACCCGCCCAACATTCCAACTGATTCTTAATAACAGTGCACTAATTATACCATCTACACATGATTCTTATAGAAGATATCGATTATCTAAAAAGTAACATATTATTATAAAGATTAATCATTCATTTAGAAACTTACAGTACTTGATAAGCTATTTACGAAGTCTACTTAACAAAATGTATTCCTTTGACACAGAAGAAGACCCCAACAAGAAAGCCAAAACCGAAGCCCCACACCGATCTTAGTAAATGCAACGTTCAAGTTGGTACTTTTTGGTCAAGTAACTTGAACGATGCTTTTGTGTCAAGTTAATCGTGTTGTTTTGGCGTAGACATGGTCTTGTTTATAAAAAAGTGAGGTGAGATGCAAGTTTTGTTACATTTTCGGGTTTTAGTTAATTTGTAGATTCAATGAATATGGAAGAACAACACTTATCACACAGAAAAGATTTAAATTTTATTTGCAGTATAAATGGCTGCATAAAGTTTTGGATTTAATATGTTGATCGACTGTGCTCAGCGACTGTGGTTTCTTGACACATACACTGGAGGATGCAGAGTTCATCGCGATATAAAGGTAACTAAGCCATTTAATGCTGCTTTTTCTAATAGTCTGTGGTGATTTTACTGTTTAGATTTCGGCAGCTTCACACAACTCGAACTGGGTTCGTTGTTACGATCATTAGGCCTTACACCGAGCCCTGATCAGCTGGATGCATTGATACAGAAAGCGGATACTAATAGTAATGGTTTTGTGGAGTTTTCGGAGTTTGTGGCGCTTGTGGCTCCCGAGCTTCTGCCTGCGAAGTCGCCTTATACGGATGATCAGTTGAAGCAGTTGTTTAAGATGTTTGTTAGGGATGGAAATGGGTTTTTATTACTGCGGCTGAGTTGGCGCATTCCATGGCGAAGCTGGGACACACGTTGACCGCTGAGGAGTTGACGGGGATGATCAAGGAGGCGGATACGGATGGGGATGGTTCTTCATTTTAGATAATGAAAGCATTCCATTACTACCAACCCAAAGAAATACGACTGCTTTGATTCTTGCGCTTGCTTGTACCCCGTCTTTCTTTGGCGCTTGCCTGGATCGCTATCTTACTAGCAGTAGTGCTGTTTTCTATTTGAGCTGAAGATGTTGAAAATAAACACACTTCTGGAACCAAATGACTAGAGACAATGaagctttgtttttttttttttttttggattacCTGTTGTTTGGAGATAGAAAACTCGTATTACTATTATTCTAATTTTGTAGTTATTTTGATTGGTGATTTACTTGAAGGTGTTGAGATGCTTTCTTGTTTATAAAATTTGATCATGAGATACTGGTTTTGTCATGTAATGGACTTATCGAACACCCCACCACTTGGGTACAAGCACTCCTAACACACCATCCGAAGGATATGTAACATGAACCCACGAGTTTAAGCATGTCTCTGATTAGACTCGCTCTTCAAATATTTGACTGGTCACCTTAAACTTCTTATCGCTCCCCCCTCTTGCATTTGTAAATAGCCGTTTGGACAAATATGCGAACTCTATTAAGTCTTCCATGATATATTCGATTTTGAAACATGTAAAACTTTACAGGAAATATTATAGATTTATCGAACAGTATTATTTTAAAAAAGTACAATAAATGGTTACTACATATCCTCCTAAAACTGAAAAAAATACATACAAAATGGGACAGTCCAGCAGGACCaaactagatttttttttttttttgaaaggcaaacTTCATAAACACCACAAAACGGATTATCTCCAAGACGGAGATAACCACAAAAGCCAAAACATCAAGTTACATCAAAATTACACCAATTTTTCCACTCTATCCTATCCTTTTTCGATCTACTATTGAACCAAAGAAAACTAATCGCCTTTACATCCGAAAGCATCTTAGTCACATTCGCACTTCCTTGTTTGAAAATAATCTCATTCCGGGTCACCCATATCTTCCAACACACAATAACAAGAATGCCGTATATGATCCCTTTCCTCGAACTAACAGTAGGCATAAAATCCACAAGGCTCAAAATGTCTTTAACTGAGAATATGATCATGGGGGGAATTTTCAGCCACGACGCGACCCCAAGCCATAACCCATTGGAAATCCTGCACGCAGTGAAAATATGATCTGTAGTCTCGTCTACCTCACCACAGAGCCGACACAAACCATCACCAATGTTAACATTCCTATGAGCCAAGGCAGAAGCCGTAGGAATCCTATCCAAATTAGTCCTCCACGTGAAAACGTTGCACTTGCTAGGAATCCACTTACACCACTTGTATTTGTAACCATCCACTTCCCCTTCATCATTTCGAAGCCATTTCCGAGCCTCCTTGACCGTATACATAACATTCGAACCGGTATTCCATCTCCATGAGTCGTTCCTATGATTAAGCCGAACTACCGCAACCATTCTATGACAATCAATCAATTCCACCCTCTCATTAGCCGCAAAAGGATAACGTTTCCAATCCCACTGAATAACACCATCTCCATTGTTATTACCAACGCGATCCGCGACTGATGAGGATACGTCCCTAACCGGACCGAATCATCGCCACAAACAGATCGGACCGGGCCTTACACCACGAAACGAACCGGACACTACGACAGTTCGACGTAACTAACTAGGCCCCACCTCCATAACCGTCATGATAGCGACTGGTCCGACCCTAACTAACTTGCCACGTCAGCACACCCAAAAGCTATAAATACCCCGCCAAAGCTTCCAGCAAGGGGTAATCGctactctctctctccctgacttatttcctcctcacaaatacttattctcacgcccgagcttggtcacagagaggcccccctccctgtgacgaggctaacggtgtgctTGTCTCTTGTGATCTTGCAGATCTCTTGCCGGGTCATCTGAAGCTATACTCTGGCCAGCTCGTATCAACTGGTTTTTGAGTCTTCAGTGGCGCCATCCCCTCGAATTCACATAATTCATTTCGTCGTTCTCATTTTTTCGAAGTTATGGCAGAATTACCAACAGTAATCTCCACCAGTCCTTTCCCATCTTACAATGATATATGGGAAGGAAATGCTAACTCCACAATCGCTCCAGCAGCAGTTGTCGCTTCAGCAGCCTCGATAGGCTCCGCATCGGTTCCCCCAGCTGCAAACTCTGTGGGTGGAAGTTCTGTCACCACGCTGTCTGTTACCGCTTCAGTTGTCACGCCACTACCGAGTTTCGACAACGCTTTCCTTTTGAGGAATGCTGATCTGTTGCGACAgttacagcagcaacaacagcgagATGAGATGTTGCAAAGTCTCCGAACAAACTTGTTTACCAATGCCTACTCAGGGGGAAACCCTGTCTCCGTCGGTCCTTTCGCTTCCGGATCTCTGGTAAGTTCTATGATCTCTACTTCTATACCACACGTTACACAATTCTCCTCCGAAACAAGTGCTCCGATGAATAACGGTCTAAACGACCTGTTTCTCCAGGGATCTCTGGGTTTAAACCCCCAAGACCAAGAGCTACTCATGCCATATCATCCCACGTCTATGACTTCGCAGTCAAAGTTCACGTTACGGATTGTCAATGCCCCACTCCCAGCTAAGCTAAAGATGCCTCCCACGTTAAAATTTTACGATGGtacgtccgacccggacgaccacatgttCGCGTTTGCCGGAGCGGCTAAGGTCGAGCAATGGCCAATGCCGGCTTGGTGTCTTATGTTCGCCCAAACTCTCACCGGATCGGCTAGAGTTTGGTTCGATGGGTTGCCAGAGGGGTCGATCGATCACTTCGAGGACTTCCGACGTATATTCTTGCAAAACTTTTGTCAGCAGCGTCGATGCAAAAAAGATATTACCGAGGTACACCATATAAAGCGCCGCGATGGAGAATCTGTGGAAGATTTCATAGACCGTTTCAACCGAGAAAGCATGCAGATAAGCGGGGCGGTTGATCAGCTCCGAGTATCGGGATTCTGTCACGGTGTACGGAACAATCAATTGGTGGAAAAACTTCACGAAGATCTCCCAAAAACCATGGAGACACTCATGGAACGGGCTCGAGCTTTTGTTCGAGGGAAGAGTGCTTGCGGCCAACCGAACGAAGCGACTGTCAGGAGCTCCAAAGCCCGAACCACATCATGGAGACGGAACGCATCACCACCAAAAGATAGGAACAATAACTGGAACAGAAACCGTGGTCCGTATCAAAAATCCGATCGAAGCAGTTTTCGGACAGGAAACGTACGATTCAACAGTTTCTCTGAATTATCAAAATCGCCGAGCGAAATCCTCAGCACGGAAAATACTCGATTCCCCACGCCATCGAAGCAACGACCCACATCGGATAAGCACTCCAAGAAATATTGTGAATATCACCGAGACAAAGGCCATACAACTGATGAATGTTGGGCTCTAAAGCAAGAAATCGAAAAGGCCGTTCGATCCGGTAAACTCTCGCATCTTGTAAAAGAAGTAAAAGATGGAAAGAAGCCAGCAACAGTAGTTGACAATCCGAACACCGAGCCTGGAATCAATATGATCCGGTCAGCAGAACCAAGAGGAATTAAACGGTCGAACCAGCATATGGCAGCATGGATGCGTCAGCCGACGTATTTTCCTCCGGTCGATCCCGAAGATGCTCGGGACGGGCCGATCACAATTTCAGCTGTTGTCGCCGGGCACCTGGTTCGACGTATTTACGTGGATGGAGGAAGCGCCTTTGAGATCATGTATATCCAGTGTTTCCAACAGCTGAATCCCCAAACAAAAAGGAAGTTGATCGAAGTATCTACCCCACTGATAAGCTTCTCAGGAGAAGTAGTCCGTCCGATAGGACAGATTACTCTTCCAACCACATTCAAAGACGGTAGCAAAAGCAGGACGGTGCCACTAACCTTCCTTGTTGTTCGAACTCATTCTTCGCACAACATAATACTCGGACGGCCCGGGTTACGAGCTCTTGGAGCAATCAGTTCGACAATACACGGAGCTATTAAGTTCCCTACCGAAGCCGGTGTTGCAACCATCTGTTCAGAATCGAATTCATTGGTCGCTGAAGTAAGACATACGGCAGAAACAAGCTCTAAAAAGTCTGAAGTACCTACGGAGCTATGGGCAATCAATCTGGATTTCCCCGAACAACAAGTGGCTATCGGCGCTCAACTCCCAAAACGAACGAAGAAACTTTTATGGGAATTGTTAAGCAATTCGATAGACGTCTTTGCGTGGAAGCACTCTGATATGCAAGGAGTCCCCAGATCGATGGCACAACACCACCTAAACGTAAAAGATTCAGTCAAACCAATAGCACAAAGAAAGAGACACATGGCACCGGATCGAGCCAAAGCCATTGCAAAAGATGTTAAAAGCTTCCTAGACGCAGGAATCATTCGGGAGGTTCGGTATCAAACATGGGTATCAAACCCCGTCATGGTACGAAAAAAAGATAACTcatggagaatgtgcatagatttcACCGATCTAAACAACGCGTGCCCGAAAGATTGTTTTCCTCTCCCGGAGATTGATGAGAAGATTGACTCCGTTGCAACATTCAGGCTAAAGTGTTTTCTGGATGCTTACAAAGGCTATAACCAAATACAAATGGCGGTCGAAGATGAGGATAAGACGGTGATGAGGCTGTCGTGGGCCACTCAAAAAAATATAACCTAACTTTATCTATAGACAGGGTAAGTCGGGTGTCGAATCCACGAGGAGCATGTGGTTAGTGTTATACGTTTTGTTTGCAAATTTTACTAAACTAACTGATGATTATAAAACTAACATGGAATTAAAAACACATGAAACAAGTTGCAATTAAGAAAAAGATTGAGTTGTAATGaacaatgatgagaaaaggtgagcac
The Helianthus annuus cultivar XRQ/B chromosome 6, HanXRQr2.0-SUNRISE, whole genome shotgun sequence genome window above contains:
- the LOC110907386 gene encoding probable calcium-binding protein CML11, producing MVLDCYSESSLTQADAVCLIFDVNKNVVRFYSPLRRINGFAAILEDEEAAQVANFGSFTQLELGSLLRSLGLTPSPDQLDALIQKADTNSNGFVEFSEFVALVAPELLPAKSPYTDDQLKQLFKMFVRDGNGFLLLRLSWRIPWRSWDTR
- the LOC110907385 gene encoding uncharacterized protein LOC110907385, with product MVAVVRLNHRNDSWRWNTGSNVMYTVKEARKWLRNDEGEVDGYKYKWCKWIPSKCNVFTWRTNLDRIPTASALAHRNVNIGDGLCRLCGEVDETTDHIFTACRISNGLWLGVASWLKIPPMIIFSVKDILSLVDFMPTVSSRKGIIYGILVIVCWKIWVTRNEIIFKQGSANVTKMLSDVKAISFLWFNSRSKKDRIEWKNWCNFDVT